Sequence from the Carboxydocella sporoproducens DSM 16521 genome:
ACAGCATACCATTCGGGGCATGGCCAAAATGAAGCTGCGGTGCGGACTGGCCCTATGTGTTATGCTAGCAATGGCGATAGGGCGAATTCGGGAAAATCAGGCAGAGAAGATGCGGAGCCTGGTAGCTTAAAAAGGAGAAGAAAAGCATCTCTAATATGGGCAAAAAGTTACAGGCCGGATGATTAAGAAGTCATTTTAGGGCTAGTGGGATTAGTGCGCCCTTTTTTAGGATTTAAAAAAAGAGAGATACCATTATCCTTGCTAAAGAACTGAATGATAATGTTTAAAAAAAATTATTTATAATATTTTTAGCAATTTTCATTCTGAAAAAGGGTACATCGCAAAAAGCATGTAAATAGTGTAAAGATATTTAGGATTAGGTACAGTCGATGTTACATCTAAAACACTGGCTACCTTATCAATCGGGCTTTGTTTTTTTAAATAAAACCAGCCAAAGCCTACCACCGCTAGCAAAGACACAGCTAAAATGATATTAATTAAAGTGCTTAATTTAACTTTTTTCATGGTTACCCCTGAAACAGGGCCCACCTCCTGTTACTGCTGTTTAGCTAATTCCTGTTTCAATTGTAAGGCCTCCTGATAATCAGGGACGAATTTCAGTGCTTTTTCCACATCAGCCCTGGCCTTGGCAATTTCACCCATATCCTTGTATACGCGGGCCCGGGAAACCAGAACATCCGCCGCTCCGCTTTCCAGGCGCAAAGCAATCTCAAATGCCTTTAATGACTTCTCATATTCTTTTTTATCTGCGTACAGTAAAGCCAGATTATACTGGGCCAGAAAGTGCCACTTGTTTTTCTTAACTACCTTTTCTAGATAGCTAATAGCTTCGTCTTTTTTCCCTATTTCCTTATAAGCCAGCCCCAGATTAAAGAGTACAGCCAGATCATCTGGCTTTGCCAGCTTTTGGGCCTCTTGATATTCCCGCAAAGCCTTATCCTTTTCTCCTCGTCTCAAATACTGATACCCTAAAGCCAGATGGCCTCTGGGATCCTTGGGATCCTTTTTCACCACTTCCATAGCAGCCTTGAGCTGGATATCATCAACAGTAACCTGCTCGTACTGGTTCCAGAAGAATTTATAACCCACAAATAAGCCTGCACTAACGATAAGGACCAGGGATAACGCAAGGATCAAGAGCGCTTTCCCCAGAGATAGTTCTTTTTCCATGTCCATCGCTCCTATTTCTTTTTCGGTAAAATACGGTGAATAATGATATCCTGATTGCGTTTCTCACCATGACACTTCAAACATAACTGTGTTCGCGGCTCAAGAGTGAAATATTGATTGGGGGTACCATGGGGTCCATGACAACTGGTACAACGCATGCTGATACCGCGTATAGGATCCGTATATTTGGGCCCGACCGGATGGTTAATAGCGGCACGGGCTATTTTACCATGA
This genomic interval carries:
- a CDS encoding tetratricopeptide repeat protein — its product is MEKELSLGKALLILALSLVLIVSAGLFVGYKFFWNQYEQVTVDDIQLKAAMEVVKKDPKDPRGHLALGYQYLRRGEKDKALREYQEAQKLAKPDDLAVLFNLGLAYKEIGKKDEAISYLEKVVKKNKWHFLAQYNLALLYADKKEYEKSLKAFEIALRLESGAADVLVSRARVYKDMGEIAKARADVEKALKFVPDYQEALQLKQELAKQQ